The segment CCGGGGCCAGCAGCTCGGAGGCCCACCCCTTGAGCGGCCCGCGCAGCCACCGTGCCAGGGGCACGTCAAATCCCGCCTTGGGCCGATCCACCAGATGGCGCGGCACATGCTTCTCAAGCACCCGCCGCAGGATGCCCTTGCCCCTTCCGCCAGCCACCAGCATGGACACCGGCAGCCGCCACGCCAACTCCACCACCCGGTGATCAAGATAGGGGGCTCGCGACTCAAGGGACGCGGCCATGGTCGCCCGATCCACCTTCTGCAGCACCCCCGGCAGATAGATCGCGCTGTCCGCATACTGCATAAACCGCACGAAATCCTTCAGTTTCGGTGGCTCCAGCCTGATACGCCCCTCCAGGCCGCGCCCATGGCCCGACAGCACTCCGGACGGGTCAGGCCATGTGGAGACCAACCGCCAGTACAGATCCTCGCGATCCCTGGCGGGCAGGGCGTCAGCCAGCTTGTGGACCTTGAGTCCGGGGGTACGCACCCGGCCCAGCCGGGGCGCCGCCCGGCCCGCGGCCCGAAACAGGGCGTCGTACCCTTCCGGCGACAGCCAGCGCAGGGCCGAGGCCACCCCGCGCCGCACCGGAACCGGCAGGCGGCCACAACGAGCCCAGAGGGCCGGGCCGCTCACATGGCGGTTGTATCCCGCAAAGACCTCGTCGCCCCCGTCCCCGGTAAGACACACCGTAACGTGCTCGCGGGTCAGTCGCGAGACCAGACAGGTGGGCAACTGCGAGGCATCGGAAAAGGGCTCGTCATACACCTCGGGCAGACTCTCCACCAGCCCCAGCGCATCCTCGGGCGTGGCCGTCAGGGTTGTGTGCGCCGTGCCCAGGTGGGCGGCCACCCGCGCCGCGTCCGCTGACTCGTCGAAATTACGGTCCGAAAACCCGATGGTGAAGCTCCGCACCGGCCGGGCCGACTGGGCCTGCATCAACGCCGTGACCAGCGCTGAGTCCACCCCCCCCGACAGCAGCACTCCCAGAGGCACATCCGAGACCCTCTGCCCGGCCACCACCTCGCGCAACAGGCCCTCAAGCCGGTCCCCGGCTTCGTCCGCGCTGCCGAGAAAGGGGTCTTCCATGGCCCGCAGAGCCATTCCGGCCAGACTCCAATACGCCTCGGGCTCGGGCAGCCCGCCGCCCACCCCCACCGAGAGCAGACATCCGGGCGGCAGCTTGTGCGCGTCCCGATAGATGCAGCGCGGCGCTGGCACATATTGATGACGCAAAAACAGGGCCAGGGACTCCATGTCCAGGGCAGCCTCAAAACCCGGATGAACCCGCAGCGCCTTCAGCTCCGAGGCAAAGACAAAGGCGTTCCCCGCCCGGCCATAGTACAGCGGCTTCTCGCCCATGCGGTCACGAGCCAGGGTCAATTTCCTCTGCTGCGAATCCCACAAGGCAAAGGCGAACATGCCTACTGCCCGCTCAAGAGCCCCGCGCACCCCCCATCTCTGACACGCGGCCAGCAGCACCTCGGTGTCCGAATCACCCCGCCAGGGCAGATGCGGTCCGCCCGCCTCCTCAAGCTCGCGGCGCAGGGCGCGGTAATTGTACAGCTCGCCGTTGTAGGTGAGCGCCAGACGGCCGCAACGGCTGACCATGGGCTGCGCTCCGGTCTCGCCCAGCTCGATGATCGCCAGCCGCCGATG is part of the Pseudodesulfovibrio alkaliphilus genome and harbors:
- the asnB gene encoding asparagine synthase (glutamine-hydrolyzing), with the protein product MCGISGFLDPGLAGDDAGVRGLARRMAQTLAHRGPDGSGEYADPAVGLGLGHRRLAIIELGETGAQPMVSRCGRLALTYNGELYNYRALRRELEEAGGPHLPWRGDSDTEVLLAACQRWGVRGALERAVGMFAFALWDSQQRKLTLARDRMGEKPLYYGRAGNAFVFASELKALRVHPGFEAALDMESLALFLRHQYVPAPRCIYRDAHKLPPGCLLSVGVGGGLPEPEAYWSLAGMALRAMEDPFLGSADEAGDRLEGLLREVVAGQRVSDVPLGVLLSGGVDSALVTALMQAQSARPVRSFTIGFSDRNFDESADAARVAAHLGTAHTTLTATPEDALGLVESLPEVYDEPFSDASQLPTCLVSRLTREHVTVCLTGDGGDEVFAGYNRHVSGPALWARCGRLPVPVRRGVASALRWLSPEGYDALFRAAGRAAPRLGRVRTPGLKVHKLADALPARDREDLYWRLVSTWPDPSGVLSGHGRGLEGRIRLEPPKLKDFVRFMQYADSAIYLPGVLQKVDRATMAASLESRAPYLDHRVVELAWRLPVSMLVAGGRGKGILRRVLEKHVPRHLVDRPKAGFDVPLARWLRGPLKGWASELLAPDRLRRQGLFDADAVARQWAEHQSGRRENQSRLWALLMFQAWSDRWLPKE